The genomic window CCGCCCAGGACTTCAAGGTGACGGTGAAGCTGGAGGAGCGCGGCGGCGGCCTCGGCGACGTGCGCTTGTTCCTGAACGGCTCGGCGGTGCTGCTGGACACCGGCAGGGACGGAAACCAGGGCGGCGCGCGTGCGGTGAAGATCACGCACCGGGAGGAGCCCGGGGTGACCTACCGCACCTACCAGGTCAAGCTCGCCGCCGGCGTCAACACCCTGCGGGCCGCGGCCTTCAACGCCGACAACTCCATGCAGGGCAACGGTGCCACCCATCAGGTGGCCGCCACCTTCACGGCCTCGGGCCCGCGCACCCTCCACGCGCTGGTGATCGGCATCCAGGAGTTCCGCAATCCCAAGCTCAGGCTGAAGTACGCCGTGGCCGACGCCGACCTCTTCGCCCAGACCCTTCGCAATGGCGCCTCCGGTTTGTTCGGCCAGGTGCGGATCACCACCCTCACCACCCGGGAGGCCACCACGCGCGGGGGCATCGTTAAGGCCCTGAGGACCTTCCAGGCCATCAACCCGGACGACGTGTTCATCCTGTACCTGGCCAGCCACGGCACCGTGGACGAAGGGGAGTACTACCTCATCACTTCCAACGTGGGCGCCCTGAGCACCCAGCGCCTGAAGGACGACGCCCTGCCCCAGGGCCTGCTCAGGGAGCTGGTGGCCAACATCCCAGCCACGAAGAAGCTGATCGTCGTCGATACCTGCAACGCGGGCCAGCTGGGCCAGGCCATGCAGACCTCGCTCCTCACCCGCGGCATGAGCGAGGAGACCGCCATGAAGGTGCTCTCCCGGGCCGTGGGCTCCACCATCCTCTCCGCCTCCACCTCCGTGCAGGAGGCGCTGGAGGGCTATCAGGGGCACGGACTGTTCACCTGGGTCCTCACCCAGGGCATGCTGGGCAAGGCCGACAAGGGCAGGACCGGGGTCGTCCAGACCATGGAGCTGGCCGCCTACGTGGAGGTGGAGGTGCCCGAACTGGCCGAGCGCATCTTCAGGCGCGCCCAGTTCCCCACGGCCTCCATCAGCGGCCACGGGTTCCCGGTGGGGACCGTCAAATAGGAACCCAAGGCAGGCACACGTTCTACTGTGGCGCCCCGGATGGCGGTCGGTGTCGGGATTCATCCGCCCCCACTCGAAGCGAGCCCACCGTGCCATAGGCCAAGGTGGGGAGCCCTGGCAGGGAATTCATCCCATGCCTCCGACGAAGCCCGCGCGTGTAAACCTGGCCCAGGCCCCCGGGAAGCGTGCACTCCGTCTTCGCCGGCTCTGCCGGCAAAAAACGAACGGGGCGAAATGGAGGGACGCGGCCCACCCGGCTTCCGGGCGCCACAGTCAATCTAGGAACGAAACCGCGCCAGGGCGGACTGGAAATCATGAAGTGAATAAGGCTTGGCAATCGCACCCGCCCGCGGGTCCGCGGCCAGGGCACTGGCCACCCGGTCTTCCAGGAAGCCCGTGGCGACCAGGATGCGGATGTCCCTGAACGTCCTGCGGATCTCCATCCAGGTTTCGAGGCCCGTCATCCCCGGCATGTTCATATCCAGGATGATCAGGTCGGGAACCTCATGGTTCTCCAGGTAGGCCAGGGCCTCCTTCCCGCCCGCCACCGGAGTCACGCGGTGCCCCAGGAAGCCCAGCATCATCGGCATGGTGGACCGGATGAGGTCCTCGTCATCCACCAGGAGAATGGTCAGGGCCGCCTCCGCCCGGAGGGTCCCATCAGCGGGTGGGGAGGCTGAAATGCCAGGTTGGCAGGGCAGTCCGAGGGTAGCCCGGGTGCCCTTGCCCGGTTCGCTCTCGATCGTCAGATAACCGCCGTGCGCCCGGGCGGTGTTGAAGACCTGTGAAAGCCCCAGGCCCGTGCCCTTCCCTTTGGGCTTGGTCGTGAAGAAGGGCTCGACGGCCCGATTCAATACCTCGGCGGTCATGCCCGCCCCCGTATCTTCCACACGCATTTCCACGAAGGCGGCCCCCTGCCTCCGGGTGAGGATCTTCAGATGGCCGCCCTCGCTCAAGGCGTCCACGGCGTTCACGCAGAGGTTCATGAGGGCGCTGGCCAAGGAGCTGGGGTCCCCACTCACGGCCGGAAGGTCCGGTCCAAGCTCCATGACGAGCTGATACTTTTTCATGAGGGTCCGGTCCAGGAGCCCCATCTCCACCCGGACCAGTTCATTGACGTCGATGGCCACGGCCTGGGAGATCTCCTTGCGGGTGAATGCGACGAGCGTCTTGACCAGATCGCGTCCGCGCGCCGAGGCCTTGTCCACGAGATCCAGGGACTCCCCGAGGCCGGCGACATCCGCGTGCCTGACCCGCAGGATCTCGGTCACCGACATGATCGCGGCGAGAATGTTGTTCATGTCGTGGGCGACGCCTCCGGCCAGGCGCCCCAGGCTCTCCAGCTTCTGGAAATGATCCAGCTCGACCTCGAGCTTGCGCCGCTGCTCCTCGGCACTCTTCATCTCCGTCACGTCTTCGAAGATCCCGACCACCGCAAAGGGGTTCCCGTCGGAGTCCAGGAGCGGGACTTTGGAGGTTTCCAGCTGCAGGCGACGACCATCCGGCAGGCTCAGCGTTTCCGAAAGCCGCAGCTTGGGGCGACGGCTGGCCAGCACTTCCCTGTCATCCGCCCGGTAGGCTTCCGTCTCCTCGCGGGTCCAGGGAAGATCGAAGTCCGTCTTGCCGATGACCTTATCAGGGTCCGAAAAGCCCGCGGAAGTGGCGAAGGACTTGTTGCACCCCAGGTACCGCCCATCCGGGTCCTTCCAGAAAACCGACTGGGGAATCGTATCCAGGATCAAGGCAAGCATGGCCTGGCTTCCGCGCAGTGCGGCTTCCGACCTGCGCAGGGCCAGGGCCGACCGGGACTGTTCCCGGATGAATGCGGCAGCACGGAGATTGCCGAGGGTGAATCTCGATACCAGGTCCGTGAATTTCACCAGGAAATCCATCAGCCGTTCGACCTGGCCATGGCTGAAGCGGGGCACGCGATCCAGGGCCGCGAGATAGGCCTCCTTGTCGAACCCGTAGGCCTCCGCCTGATCCTCGAAGAACGCGCGGTCGATGACCTCGTCATCGTAGAAGAACTGGCCCGTGTATATGTTTCCCATGTGCGTGCCGGACACGAACAGGGGTGTCACGACATCCCAGAGGCCGCTTTTGCACTTGTAGGCGACATATTCGCCCCGCTTCACATTCCCGGCCAGGAAGAGATCGGATTCCACACAGAACCTGGAGCATTCCGGGTGGGCCCGGTGGAACCGGGTGCAGATGTCCTGCCAACCCACCGCCACCAGGACCTTCCCCTTCAAGTCGAGGATCGCCGTGACCGTGAAGGTGATCCTGGCATAGTCCTCCATCAGCGACTGCAGTACCGGGGCGTTCAGCAGGACTTCAAGGTCCCACTCGCCGGGATCCAGTTCCCTGTTCCAGGCCTCCACCCCATCCCCGCCGCCCTGGATCAACGCCTTGAGGTCCTCCACGTTCATGCCGGCGCCCCTTTCCGGGACGCATGCGTTCCCAGGTTGTTGAAGTTTATAACTTTGGGCCGCCCCGTCTAGAGCAGCTCGCGCAGGACCAGGGTGACGTTCCAGACTTTTTCGCCGCGCCGGACCCGGAGGTCCGCCCTGGTCCCCGGTTCGGACCACTGGAACAGGTCGCGAAGGCGGATGGCATTCCAATGGCTCATGCCTTCTCCGTTGATCTCCAGCAGATTGTCCCCCGCCTGGAGCCCGGCTTCGGAGGCCGGAGAGTCCGGAAAGACCTGCTCCACCGTGCCGAGGTCCACGGCGCCGCATCTCATGCCTGTCATGCTCCAGTGATCGGGCGTCCCGTGGTTGGCGTTCGGCTCGAGATGGATCACCTGGCCTCGGTAGTCGAAGGTGAGGTCGAACCGGGACAGGAACCCCTGCCCCACGTTGCCGGCTGCGGAATCGTCCGCGAAGGCTCCGGACCGGGTGGTGGAGAGTGCCACGATGGGGGCCCTCATCGTGGCGCCGCCCAGCTTCAGTTCACGGGCACGGATCACATGGCCCCGCACCTCCCCTCCCGCCCCATGTCCGGTGACGGTGGTGATGGCCTTCGGCGCAAGTTCCTTCAGGCGGTTTTTCTCCGCGAAGGGGCCGTAGACGTCCAGGGTGGACCCCGACCCCGTGTCGATGTCGAAGAGTCCGGCGATGCCGTCCAGTTCACCCTTCACCCTGGGGTGATGGCCGTTGAAGGTGAAGGGAAGACTGAAGCCCTTGCCCGCATAGCGCCATCCTTCGGGCCGGTACAGGGTGAGGCGCTTCGGGCCGTACTCCACCCGGGCGATGAACCGGCGCAGCAGTTCATAGCCCACGACACCGGACACCTCCAGGTTCATCATCCTGCCGATGCCTTCAAGGCTCGGAATGACCAGGAACCGCTGGTCCTTCATCCAGGCCTCGCCGACCTGCACGCGGTCCACCTGGGTGATTCCGAAGGATTCGGCGGCCTCGCCGGTTCCGTGCCCCTCGATGCTGCCCTTGCTTGCCAAGCCCAGCGCCTTTGCCGCGGTGGGAGTGAGGATGTTCACGCCCCCCGTATCCAGGAAGAAACGGAACGGACCTTTGCCATTGATGAAGGCCATCACAAAGAGATGGTCTCCGATGAATTCCAGGGGCACGGACGCGCTCTCCAGCCCGCGCTCCAGGCCGAAATCGGAAAGCGCCAGCATGGGACGGGCGAAGGCCTTCGCGGTCAGCGGCCCGTTCACGGCGATGGCCGCGTACTCGACCTGCGTGTTCTTGGATGCATCAGGCTTGGGGGTGAACACCCTGAAGGGCAGCTTCAATCCTGAAACGACCCGGTAGTCCTGGAAGAAAGTGGTCTCGCTTTCGCCTTCCTCCGTCTTCACGACCCGGTCCAGGAGCCAGGTCCGGCTGTCCACCCAGAGCTCGAAGGCATGCCTGGCCCCTTCCGGCGTGATGGAAAGCACATGGAAGCGGTTCTCTCGCAGACCCAGATGCTGGATCGTGGCCTTGCATCGGGAGGGAAACCAGAAGGCGCGCATCATCAGGTAGTTCTGCTCGCCGGGGTGTTCCACCGGCTCCAGGCGCACATCTCCCGTGCCGTCCTCCGTCCAGCCCGTGGTGCCGTCGAAGCCGTTGGCGCCCTTCAGGACCCCCAGGTCGTAGCGGCTGAGGTTCCGGCCATCCGTAACGCATTCGAGTTCTTCCAGAGTGCCGTTCATTCCCCCGGTCACCAGCGCGCCCCGCGAGGACAGATGGGTCACCCGATCCCAGGCCGTTCCCCCCATGGCCTCCTTGGCCTTCGCAAGCACCTCCTGGGCCGAAGGCAGAGCGGCCGGAATTGCGAGGGCCGGAAGCGCGGATCCAAGGAGGAGGAGGGGACGCAGGATCATGGGTGACACCTTGCATGAGGGGGGGTGATCATGGCCGTGGAGCGGATGACTCAAGCCTAACTCTACACGGAGGAATACGCCGATTTCCTCCGGCACTGCACCGACTACATGCCCGCCAAGCAGGCCTTCGCCCTGGCCAAGGAACTCCACCTCCGGATCTCCTTCCCCTATACCCAAAACTACGACTTCCAAAAGCTCCGGTCTCTCCTCTCCCTGGCGCCATGGTACCGCTACCGCCTGCGGCGCAGGCCCCTCCTCGACGGGTTCGCCTTTTCCACTCCTGAACACCTGAACTGCATCACCATGTTCCTGGAGAAGAAGGACGCCTGCAGCCTGCCGGATCAGGTCAGGCGGGAGCACCTGGAATCGGGAGCTCTGCCCGTTCCCTGAACGTGTCCGTCCATCGCAGGGCGCCGCAACCAACCTGGCGGGACCCGGTTCCTCGGGAATCCTTCCAGCCACGC from Geothrix sp. 21YS21S-2 includes these protein-coding regions:
- a CDS encoding PocR ligand-binding domain-containing protein — encoded protein: MNVEDLKALIQGGGDGVEAWNRELDPGEWDLEVLLNAPVLQSLMEDYARITFTVTAILDLKGKVLVAVGWQDICTRFHRAHPECSRFCVESDLFLAGNVKRGEYVAYKCKSGLWDVVTPLFVSGTHMGNIYTGQFFYDDEVIDRAFFEDQAEAYGFDKEAYLAALDRVPRFSHGQVERLMDFLVKFTDLVSRFTLGNLRAAAFIREQSRSALALRRSEAALRGSQAMLALILDTIPQSVFWKDPDGRYLGCNKSFATSAGFSDPDKVIGKTDFDLPWTREETEAYRADDREVLASRRPKLRLSETLSLPDGRRLQLETSKVPLLDSDGNPFAVVGIFEDVTEMKSAEEQRRKLEVELDHFQKLESLGRLAGGVAHDMNNILAAIMSVTEILRVRHADVAGLGESLDLVDKASARGRDLVKTLVAFTRKEISQAVAIDVNELVRVEMGLLDRTLMKKYQLVMELGPDLPAVSGDPSSLASALMNLCVNAVDALSEGGHLKILTRRQGAAFVEMRVEDTGAGMTAEVLNRAVEPFFTTKPKGKGTGLGLSQVFNTARAHGGYLTIESEPGKGTRATLGLPCQPGISASPPADGTLRAEAALTILLVDDEDLIRSTMPMMLGFLGHRVTPVAGGKEALAYLENHEVPDLIILDMNMPGMTGLETWMEIRRTFRDIRILVATGFLEDRVASALAADPRAGAIAKPYSLHDFQSALARFRS
- a CDS encoding aspartyl protease family protein, with the translated sequence MILRPLLLLGSALPALAIPAALPSAQEVLAKAKEAMGGTAWDRVTHLSSRGALVTGGMNGTLEELECVTDGRNLSRYDLGVLKGANGFDGTTGWTEDGTGDVRLEPVEHPGEQNYLMMRAFWFPSRCKATIQHLGLRENRFHVLSITPEGARHAFELWVDSRTWLLDRVVKTEEGESETTFFQDYRVVSGLKLPFRVFTPKPDASKNTQVEYAAIAVNGPLTAKAFARPMLALSDFGLERGLESASVPLEFIGDHLFVMAFINGKGPFRFFLDTGGVNILTPTAAKALGLASKGSIEGHGTGEAAESFGITQVDRVQVGEAWMKDQRFLVIPSLEGIGRMMNLEVSGVVGYELLRRFIARVEYGPKRLTLYRPEGWRYAGKGFSLPFTFNGHHPRVKGELDGIAGLFDIDTGSGSTLDVYGPFAEKNRLKELAPKAITTVTGHGAGGEVRGHVIRARELKLGGATMRAPIVALSTTRSGAFADDSAAGNVGQGFLSRFDLTFDYRGQVIHLEPNANHGTPDHWSMTGMRCGAVDLGTVEQVFPDSPASEAGLQAGDNLLEINGEGMSHWNAIRLRDLFQWSEPGTRADLRVRRGEKVWNVTLVLRELL